The stretch of DNA CAAGCAAAAATACCGGACCATCTGGATCTCGGACACGCATCTCGGCACCCGGGGCTGCAAGGCGGCGTTTCTCCACGATTTCCTCAAGCATCACGATTGCGATTTTCTCTACCTCGTGGGCGATATCGTCGATCTTTGGCGCATGCGCCGCAACTGGTACTGGCAGCAAAGCCATAACAATGTCATCCAGGCGATCCTCAAAAAGGCCAAGCACGGCACGAGCGTCATCTATGTCCCGGGCAACCACGACGAGGGCGCGCGTCACTACTGCAACATCGAATTCGGCGAAATTCACTTCATGCTGGAAGCCGTCCACACCACAGCGGACGGCCGCAGGCTCCTCGTCATTCATGGCGACGAGTTCGACGGAATCGTAAAATACGCCAAGTGGCTCGCCGTGCTCGGGGACATGGCCTACAATCTGGCCCTGACGCTGAATCACTGGTTCAACGTGCTGCGCGACCGGTTCGGTTACAAATACTGGTCGCTGTCGGCCTACCTCAAGGACCGGGTCAAGAACGCGGTCGAATATATCAGCCAGTACGAAAACAGCCTGAGCGAGGAAGCCCGGCGGCGGGGTTTCGACGGCGTGGTGTGCGGCCATATCCACCGGGCCGAGATTCGCGACATGGACGGCATTCTGTACTGCAATGACGGGGACTGGGTAGAAAGCTGCACCGCACTCGTCGAGCATTACGATGGCCGGCTTGAGATCATCCAGTGGGTCGAACCGGATTTCGTAAGTGCCGGATTGTCGCCCAAGGAAGTCAGGCGGAAGAAGCGGAAAAAAGACAAGAAGCCCGCGGCGACGAGCGATTCGGGCGATTCGGGCGAGGCGCCGATATCCGGCCCGGAGGAGATTCCTGTCCCCCTGGCACGCCACCATCCCGCACCACTCGGCACGGAGTCCTGATGCGCGTTCTGATTGTCACCGACGCCTGGTTTCCCCAGATCAACGGCGTGGTTCGCACGCTGGACGCTATCGGCCGGGAACTGGAAAAAGCCGGACACACAATCCTCCTCATAACCCCGGACCAGTTTCGCTCCATCCCCTGCCCCACGTATTCGGAAATCCGGCTGTCGCTTCTGCCGGGGCGGAAGATCGCGCGGATCATCGGGTCTTTCGCGCCTGAGGC from Alphaproteobacteria bacterium encodes:
- a CDS encoding UDP-2,3-diacylglucosamine diphosphatase — its product is MAAKPLKQKYRTIWISDTHLGTRGCKAAFLHDFLKHHDCDFLYLVGDIVDLWRMRRNWYWQQSHNNVIQAILKKAKHGTSVIYVPGNHDEGARHYCNIEFGEIHFMLEAVHTTADGRRLLVIHGDEFDGIVKYAKWLAVLGDMAYNLALTLNHWFNVLRDRFGYKYWSLSAYLKDRVKNAVEYISQYENSLSEEARRRGFDGVVCGHIHRAEIRDMDGILYCNDGDWVESCTALVEHYDGRLEIIQWVEPDFVSAGLSPKEVRRKKRKKDKKPAATSDSGDSGEAPISGPEEIPVPLARHHPAPLGTES